One window of Phalacrocorax carbo chromosome 1, bPhaCar2.1, whole genome shotgun sequence genomic DNA carries:
- the LOC104052371 gene encoding phospholipase A2: MGSRLLLMLMLLQAAWKGVLGKSHSLHTRGIVELAGAISCGTGRSPLAYIGYGCYCGLGGQGWPKDRADWCCHRHDCCYDKAEKEGCSPKVQQYQWACEQNTVQCDNLTDRCEKMVCLCDQEAAKCWAAAPYNPLFILWPNFLCGQTHPTCHFRYGGPE, from the exons CTTGGAAAGGTGTTCTGGGAAAATCCCATTCACTGCACACCCGAGGAATCGTCGAATTGGCAGGGGCTATATCATGTGGCACAGGACGGTCTCCCTTGGCATATATTGGCTACGGATGCTACTGTGGACTGGGAGGACAAGGCTGGCCTAAAGATAGAGCAGACTG GTGCTGCCACAGGCACGACTGCTGCTATGACAAGGCAGAGAAGGAAGGTTGCAGCCCCAAGGTACAGCAGTACCAGTGGGCGTGTGAACAGAACACTGTGCAGTGCG ataaCCTGACTGACCGATGTGAAAAAATGGTGTGCCTGTGTGACCAAGAAGCAGCCAAGTGTTGGGCAGCCGCACCGTACAACCCACTCTTCATCCTCTGGCCAAACTTTTTATGTGGACAGACTCATCCCACCTGCCATTTCAGATATGGGGGGCCAGAATAG